From the Solibacillus sp. FSL R5-0449 genome, one window contains:
- the ilvA gene encoding threonine ammonia-lyase IlvA — MEMGVTQPNTIAVENVLIAHHFLKDVVVHTPLQLNDYLSEKYGAKIYFKREDLQHVRSFKLRGAYYKIKKIETEARASGVVCASAGNHAQGVAYACAKLEIKATIFMPKTTPKQKIDQVRMFGRSFVEIVLAGDTFDDSAESALAYCEQENRIFIHPFDDADVMAGQGTVAVEIMNDIEEPIDYVFGSIGGGGLMSGVSSYIKNLSPSSKVIGVEPAGAASMKSAFQHGEVVSLDTIDKFVDGAAVKCVGHDTYEVCRHYLDDIIAVPEGKVCTTILDLYNKHAIIAEPAGALSVAALDFYAEQIRGKSVVIIISGGNNDIGRMQEIKERSLIYEGLLHYFIVSFPQRSGALRQFLTEVLGPNDDITTFEYTKKNNKESGPALVGIELAHREDHAGLIERMCANGFEYKEVNNDSTLFALLV, encoded by the coding sequence ATGGAAATGGGAGTTACTCAACCGAATACGATTGCAGTCGAAAACGTATTAATCGCACATCATTTTTTAAAAGATGTTGTTGTACATACACCCCTGCAATTAAACGACTATTTATCAGAAAAGTATGGGGCAAAAATTTACTTTAAGCGTGAAGATTTGCAGCATGTTCGTTCATTTAAATTACGTGGTGCCTATTATAAAATCAAAAAAATCGAAACAGAGGCCCGTGCATCAGGTGTCGTCTGTGCAAGTGCCGGTAACCATGCACAAGGTGTTGCCTATGCGTGCGCAAAGCTGGAAATTAAAGCGACAATCTTTATGCCGAAAACAACACCGAAACAAAAGATCGATCAAGTGCGGATGTTCGGCAGAAGCTTTGTGGAAATTGTGCTGGCAGGAGATACTTTTGATGACTCTGCGGAAAGCGCACTTGCCTATTGTGAACAGGAGAACCGCATTTTTATCCATCCGTTCGATGATGCAGATGTGATGGCTGGCCAAGGTACAGTGGCGGTCGAAATTATGAATGATATCGAAGAACCGATCGATTATGTATTTGGCAGTATCGGCGGTGGCGGCTTAATGTCAGGTGTCTCTTCATACATTAAAAACTTATCACCTTCGAGTAAAGTTATCGGTGTTGAGCCTGCAGGTGCAGCCAGCATGAAATCTGCTTTCCAACATGGCGAAGTAGTTTCACTGGATACGATCGATAAATTTGTTGATGGGGCTGCTGTTAAATGTGTTGGGCATGATACGTATGAAGTATGCCGTCACTATTTGGATGATATTATCGCTGTTCCGGAAGGTAAAGTATGTACGACTATTTTAGATCTTTATAATAAGCATGCGATTATCGCCGAGCCTGCTGGAGCATTGTCGGTTGCTGCACTCGATTTTTACGCTGAGCAGATTCGCGGGAAATCGGTTGTCATCATTATTTCGGGAGGAAACAACGATATCGGACGCATGCAGGAAATTAAAGAGCGTTCGCTGATTTATGAAGGGCTGCTGCACTACTTCATCGTAAGTTTCCCGCAGCGTTCAGGAGCATTACGTCAATTTTTAACGGAAGTGCTTGGTCCGAATGATGATATTACAACATTTGAATATACGAAGAAGAACAATAAGGAAAGTGGTCCGGCACTGGTCGGCATTGAGCTTGCACATCGCGAAGACCACGCTGGATTAATTGAACGTATGTGCGCAAACGGTTTTGAGTATAAAGAAGTGAATAACGACAGTACACTGTTTGCATTACTTGTATAA
- a CDS encoding ABC transporter substrate-binding protein yields MRKNLMKLSFLLFGLLLLLAACGGEESETSSNETSNGEAVDTAKADSDKTFKIGTTQIVEHPSLDAAKEGFKKAIEDAGIKAEYVDKSANNDNSANMTIAQQLVGENVDLIFANSTPSAQAAKSATSDIPVIFTSVTDAVGAELIESMATPGANVTGTIDLHPETMPKTVAFLKELGATNVGMVYNAGEQNSVAQIAAVKEIAAKEGVTIVEAAVSASSEVRQAAESLVGKVDAFYIITDNTVVSALESVIEVADANKLPLIVGELDSVERGGLAAYGFEYYDIGYEAGQMAAQILLEGKAPSEVPAAYPANLKLVINKATAENLGLEIKPEWEAEVQ; encoded by the coding sequence ATGAGAAAAAATTTAATGAAGCTGTCCTTTTTGTTATTCGGGCTTCTTTTATTATTAGCTGCTTGTGGCGGGGAAGAGAGCGAGACATCTTCGAATGAGACGTCCAATGGCGAAGCAGTGGATACAGCTAAAGCTGATAGCGATAAAACGTTTAAAATCGGAACAACACAAATTGTTGAGCATCCATCATTAGATGCAGCAAAAGAAGGATTTAAAAAAGCAATTGAAGATGCAGGGATTAAAGCAGAATACGTAGACAAATCTGCAAACAACGATAACAGTGCGAACATGACGATCGCCCAGCAGTTAGTCGGGGAAAATGTAGATCTGATTTTCGCGAACTCAACACCTTCAGCACAGGCGGCAAAAAGTGCAACTTCTGATATTCCGGTTATCTTTACATCGGTAACGGATGCAGTAGGGGCGGAATTGATCGAGTCAATGGCAACACCTGGTGCTAACGTAACAGGTACGATTGATTTACATCCGGAAACAATGCCGAAAACAGTTGCCTTCCTTAAAGAATTAGGGGCAACAAATGTAGGGATGGTATATAACGCGGGTGAGCAAAACTCAGTGGCACAAATCGCGGCAGTAAAAGAAATTGCAGCAAAAGAAGGCGTAACAATTGTTGAAGCGGCAGTATCTGCTTCATCTGAAGTTCGTCAGGCAGCAGAATCTTTAGTAGGAAAAGTAGATGCATTCTATATTATTACTGATAATACGGTCGTTTCGGCACTAGAATCTGTAATCGAAGTAGCAGATGCAAACAAATTACCGCTTATTGTCGGTGAGCTTGATTCAGTAGAGCGCGGCGGTTTAGCTGCATACGGTTTCGAATACTATGATATCGGCTATGAAGCAGGGCAAATGGCAGCACAAATTTTATTGGAAGGCAAAGCACCTTCAGAAGTTCCGGCTGCATATCCGGCTAACTTAAAACTAGTAATCAATAAAGCTACTGCAGAAAACTTAGGGTTGGAAATTAAGCCTGAATGGGAAGCAGAAGTACAATAA
- a CDS encoding ABC transporter permease, with product MFTAMFGSVEQGIIYAIMALGVYLTFRVLDFPDLTVDGSFVTGAGTAAMMIVLGYNPILATLVATVAGFIAGCMTGILHTKGKINPLLAGILMMIALYSINLRIMGLSSDTGVTRPNIPLLNSETVFSTFGSFWSNLGIDSAITNVLKSMGLASVPTTWGVLILMLVVTTIIKLVVDWFLKTEIGLAIRATGDNKRMIRSFSANTDSLVILGLGISNGMVALSGALIAQYTKFADVGLGIGMIVVGLASVIIGEAIFGTKSIVRVTFAVIAGAIIYRMIYALALRVKWLDSGDMKLITAVIVILALVIPQIVGKYKEKKRKAKRLEERLALQQAKVDIEQGGKSLA from the coding sequence ATGTTTACAGCTATGTTTGGGTCAGTGGAGCAAGGGATCATCTATGCAATTATGGCACTTGGGGTTTACTTAACATTCCGCGTGCTGGATTTTCCGGATTTAACGGTTGATGGAAGCTTTGTAACGGGAGCAGGTACGGCAGCGATGATGATCGTGCTTGGCTATAACCCGATTCTTGCCACATTGGTCGCAACAGTTGCTGGATTTATTGCTGGATGTATGACAGGAATTTTACACACGAAAGGGAAAATCAATCCGCTGCTTGCAGGGATTTTAATGATGATCGCTCTCTATTCGATTAATCTTCGAATTATGGGATTAAGCTCAGATACCGGTGTAACACGACCAAATATTCCACTATTAAATTCAGAAACAGTTTTTTCGACGTTCGGTTCTTTCTGGTCGAATTTAGGCATTGATTCCGCGATTACAAACGTATTGAAATCAATGGGCTTAGCTTCTGTTCCAACAACTTGGGGTGTTTTAATATTAATGCTTGTTGTGACGACAATTATTAAACTAGTAGTAGACTGGTTCTTAAAAACAGAAATCGGTCTTGCAATCCGCGCAACAGGCGACAATAAACGAATGATTCGCAGCTTTTCCGCAAATACCGATTCATTAGTCATTTTAGGACTCGGAATTTCAAACGGGATGGTGGCATTATCAGGTGCATTAATTGCCCAGTATACAAAGTTTGCCGATGTCGGATTAGGTATTGGTATGATTGTTGTCGGTCTGGCATCTGTAATTATCGGTGAAGCCATTTTCGGAACGAAGTCGATTGTTCGTGTCACATTTGCGGTTATTGCCGGGGCAATAATTTACCGAATGATTTACGCATTGGCGTTACGCGTAAAATGGCTGGACTCAGGGGATATGAAATTAATTACGGCGGTTATCGTTATTTTAGCGCTGGTAATCCCGCAAATCGTAGGGAAATATAAAGAGAAAAAGAGAAAAGCAAAACGTTTGGAAGAGCGTCTCGCGTTACAGCAGGCAAAAGTAGATATTGAGCAGGGAGGGAAGAGCCTTGCTTAA
- the trpD gene encoding anthranilate phosphoribosyltransferase — protein sequence MSLLPYIEQIERKEHLVFEEMKQAAQLIFNEQTPKDQIASFLTAMSAKGETAHEVAGLASVMKSHAVAVEVPEGIYIDNCGTGGDGLQSFNISTTSAFVLAGGGISVAKHGNRKVSSASGSSDVLEALGITLLPNIEQTSELLKQHGIAFLHAPNMHPKLKRIGEVRQAIGKPTIFNLVGPLTNPIPLKTQFVGINRPNFTTDYAEVLHMLGRERAIVVSGAQGMDEASLDGENTFVLLDRGDMIPFKLRAEDVGLAAQPLSAIRGGSPAENAVIMRDLLKGKQSVYFDTVLLNAGIGFFAYGLAETMKEGIEMAKDSIMSGRAYEKLENIVAYSQKKTQEEPVK from the coding sequence ATGTCTTTACTTCCATATATTGAACAGATCGAGCGAAAAGAGCATTTAGTTTTTGAGGAAATGAAACAGGCGGCACAGCTTATTTTTAATGAGCAAACACCGAAAGATCAGATTGCCTCATTTTTAACAGCGATGAGTGCAAAAGGAGAAACGGCACATGAAGTTGCGGGCTTGGCTTCTGTCATGAAATCACATGCAGTTGCTGTCGAAGTACCCGAAGGCATCTATATCGATAACTGCGGCACAGGCGGGGATGGACTACAAAGCTTCAATATAAGTACGACTTCCGCATTTGTATTGGCAGGTGGCGGTATTTCAGTAGCAAAGCACGGCAACCGGAAAGTATCGAGCGCTTCAGGAAGCTCGGATGTGTTGGAAGCACTTGGCATTACACTGCTGCCGAATATCGAGCAAACATCTGAATTGCTCAAACAGCATGGTATCGCCTTTTTACATGCTCCGAACATGCACCCGAAGTTAAAACGGATTGGTGAAGTTCGACAGGCAATCGGCAAGCCGACGATTTTCAATTTAGTCGGCCCCCTAACAAACCCTATTCCGTTAAAAACGCAGTTTGTCGGCATTAACCGACCTAACTTCACGACCGATTATGCGGAAGTGCTCCATATGCTGGGACGAGAACGTGCAATCGTCGTATCTGGCGCCCAAGGAATGGATGAAGCTTCGCTGGATGGTGAAAACACTTTTGTACTGCTAGACCGCGGGGACATGATTCCATTTAAACTGCGTGCTGAAGATGTCGGTTTAGCCGCACAGCCCCTTTCTGCAATTCGCGGCGGTTCTCCTGCAGAAAATGCAGTTATCATGCGTGACTTACTAAAAGGAAAACAAAGCGTGTATTTCGATACGGTTCTTTTAAATGCCGGCATTGGCTTCTTTGCATACGGGCTTGCCGAGACGATGAAAGAAGGAATCGAGATGGCGAAGGACAGCATAATGTCAGGACGCGCTTATGAAAAATTAGAAAATATCGTTGCTTATAGCCAAAAAAAGACGCAGGAGGAACCCGTAAAATGA
- the trpB gene encoding tryptophan synthase subunit beta has product MTTVKGRFGRFGGQFVPETLMTSLEELELAYEEAKKDPSFQEELDYYLKQYVGRETPLYFAERLTKKVGGAKIYLKREDLNHTGAHKINNAIGQALLAKRMGKKKIVAETGAGQHGVATATACALLDMECIVYMGAEDVRRQQLNVFRMELLGTKVVAVEKGSATLKDAVNEALRHWVTHIEDTHYILGSALGPHPFPTIVRDFQRVIGDETRAQILQQEGRLPDTVIACIGGGSNAIGMFYPFVEDQDVALYGVEAAGSGVNTDKHAAAIHVGKTGVLHGAFMYLLQDDNGFVQEAHSISAGLDYPGVGPEHCHLHETGRAAYPSVTDEEALEGVKLLCETEGILPALESAHAVYYASQFAKDRPADEIVVVCLSGRGDKDVHTLMDKLGGGVK; this is encoded by the coding sequence ATGACGACAGTAAAAGGACGTTTTGGGCGATTCGGCGGGCAATTTGTACCCGAGACATTGATGACTTCACTTGAAGAATTGGAGCTTGCATATGAGGAAGCAAAAAAGGACCCCTCTTTCCAGGAAGAACTTGACTATTATTTAAAGCAATATGTCGGACGTGAAACTCCCCTCTATTTTGCGGAGCGTTTAACGAAAAAAGTCGGCGGTGCGAAAATCTATTTAAAACGAGAAGATTTAAACCATACTGGTGCACATAAAATAAATAACGCGATTGGCCAGGCACTTTTAGCAAAACGTATGGGGAAGAAAAAAATTGTTGCTGAAACAGGTGCAGGTCAGCACGGTGTCGCAACGGCAACTGCGTGTGCATTGCTTGATATGGAATGTATCGTTTATATGGGGGCAGAAGATGTACGCCGCCAGCAACTGAACGTTTTCCGTATGGAGCTGCTCGGGACAAAAGTTGTTGCAGTAGAAAAAGGCTCCGCTACATTAAAGGATGCAGTTAATGAAGCGTTGCGTCACTGGGTTACGCATATAGAAGATACGCATTACATTTTAGGATCGGCACTTGGACCACACCCCTTCCCTACAATTGTCCGTGATTTCCAGCGTGTCATCGGGGATGAAACACGTGCCCAAATTTTACAGCAGGAAGGACGTCTTCCGGATACAGTTATTGCTTGTATCGGTGGCGGCAGTAATGCAATCGGAATGTTCTACCCATTTGTGGAAGATCAAGATGTAGCATTATACGGAGTGGAGGCTGCAGGTTCAGGTGTCAATACCGACAAACACGCGGCAGCAATTCATGTCGGGAAAACCGGTGTCCTTCACGGTGCATTCATGTATTTATTGCAGGATGACAATGGCTTTGTTCAAGAAGCGCATTCAATTTCTGCGGGGCTTGATTATCCGGGAGTTGGACCGGAACACTGCCATTTACATGAAACAGGTCGTGCAGCCTACCCTTCTGTTACAGATGAAGAGGCACTTGAAGGTGTGAAGCTGTTATGTGAAACGGAAGGAATTTTACCGGCATTGGAAAGCGCACATGCAGTTTACTATGCAAGTCAATTTGCCAAGGACCGACCTGCCGATGAAATTGTTGTTGTTTGCTTATCAGGACGCGGGGACAAAGATGTTCACACATTAATGGATAAACTTGGAGGTGGCGTGAAATGA
- a CDS encoding phosphoribosylanthranilate isomerase yields the protein MTKVKICGLKEIEHVETAVKAGADFIGFMFAPSKRRITVEEAVELAKAIPSTVKKVGVFVNEEPATIRQIAKEVGLDYIQYHGDETPDQIQEIGLPAIKAFSIRSEDDVTRAATYDVDYYLFDAPGTDFRGGSGKSFDWMLLDKVKIPLEKVILAGGLNEENVGLAIMLVEPFAVDVSSGVEVDGRKSSAAITNFIETAKGELIL from the coding sequence ATGACAAAAGTAAAAATTTGCGGATTAAAAGAAATTGAACATGTGGAAACAGCGGTCAAAGCAGGTGCCGATTTTATCGGATTTATGTTTGCGCCCAGTAAACGACGCATTACGGTAGAGGAAGCAGTGGAACTGGCAAAGGCAATTCCGAGTACGGTCAAAAAAGTCGGGGTTTTTGTCAATGAGGAACCAGCCACTATTCGTCAAATTGCAAAAGAAGTCGGACTCGATTATATCCAGTATCACGGAGATGAAACGCCTGATCAGATTCAGGAAATCGGGTTGCCGGCAATTAAAGCATTTTCGATTCGTAGCGAAGACGATGTGACACGTGCGGCAACATATGATGTGGACTATTATTTGTTCGATGCGCCTGGAACTGACTTCCGTGGAGGAAGCGGAAAGTCTTTTGACTGGATGCTGCTTGATAAAGTGAAAATCCCGCTTGAAAAGGTCATTTTGGCAGGTGGACTAAATGAAGAAAATGTTGGATTGGCGATTATGCTTGTCGAGCCATTTGCGGTAGATGTTTCAAGTGGTGTAGAAGTGGATGGTCGAAAAAGTTCAGCAGCGATTACGAATTTTATTGAAACAGCAAAAGGAGAGTTGATTTTATGA
- a CDS encoding metal ABC transporter ATP-binding protein: MVVQQHFRTSMKKVNGDLLTPISIFQRLQGERKFLLESSSKYDGNGRYSFIGVNPRKTYIGTEDQLLDHTHHSNKAYTYEGELIQLLKQVMPRISSHTEYPFTGGGIGYIHALQKPLPELQFHVYDTLVIFDHLTDEIAVFHTNIEAEQVAPNIDQLIEQLFTTQTPEQSSYTLQHVEKEENGSYRAQFTGEALSLYRKMRVEHAAPYMYYVEFDDCTVIGTSKSNYMQVRDGNISVTNDAPSIERFSTENSVQQLANVTTGTLSPTLHAIDVVKGLLPAQGLIGYIGFNGQVDFTTPEQTIIIQGNVAQLHSETDEEAPFHSLLKG; this comes from the coding sequence ATGGTAGTTCAGCAACATTTTCGTACATCAATGAAAAAAGTAAATGGGGATTTACTGACACCGATTTCTATTTTCCAGCGACTGCAAGGTGAACGGAAGTTTTTATTGGAAAGTTCCTCAAAATATGATGGTAATGGACGCTATTCGTTCATTGGTGTCAACCCGCGTAAAACATATATCGGGACTGAAGATCAGCTTTTGGATCATACACATCATTCCAATAAAGCCTACACATATGAAGGCGAGCTGATCCAGTTGTTGAAGCAAGTGATGCCGCGCATTTCATCACATACAGAATATCCGTTTACAGGTGGCGGCATTGGCTATATTCACGCATTGCAGAAGCCGTTGCCTGAACTGCAGTTCCATGTTTACGATACACTCGTTATTTTTGATCATTTAACAGATGAAATTGCTGTTTTCCATACAAATATTGAAGCAGAGCAAGTGGCACCAAATATTGATCAACTGATTGAACAGCTGTTTACAACACAGACACCTGAACAGTCATCCTATACATTACAACATGTCGAAAAAGAGGAAAATGGAAGTTATCGTGCACAATTTACTGGCGAGGCCCTTTCCCTTTACCGGAAAATGCGCGTTGAACACGCTGCACCGTATATGTACTATGTCGAATTTGATGATTGCACAGTAATCGGCACATCAAAATCAAACTATATGCAAGTAAGGGACGGGAATATTTCCGTTACAAATGATGCCCCGTCAATCGAACGCTTTAGTACAGAAAACTCGGTGCAGCAGCTTGCCAATGTTACAACAGGTACGTTAAGCCCTACCCTTCATGCCATCGACGTCGTGAAAGGGCTATTGCCAGCACAAGGCTTGATCGGCTATATCGGCTTTAATGGCCAGGTCGATTTCACAACACCGGAACAAACGATAATAATTCAAGGTAATGTCGCACAGCTTCACTCGGAAACAGATGAAGAAGCGCCATTCCACTCTTTACTGAAAGGATGA
- the trpC gene encoding indole-3-glycerol phosphate synthase TrpC yields MTILDRIIDQKKTELPQLLSTKPVFLTIDKVRPSLYETLISANSLQVISEMKRASPSKGDIATEVDPVEQALQYEEAGAACISVLTERAFFKGSYADLNAVANAVDIPVLCKDFIIHEVQIDYAKAAGASVILLIVAALTDDQLKSLYAYATEQQLEVLVEVHDADELKRALAIGANIIGVNNRNLKTFDVSLSATLEIAQLLPPSPIAFISESGILGPEDAQFVANAGAKGVLVGEALMRSGDVKNSLKALQIDITAKVGENR; encoded by the coding sequence ATGACGATTTTAGACCGTATTATTGACCAAAAAAAGACTGAGCTGCCACAATTGCTTTCGACAAAGCCTGTGTTTTTAACAATTGATAAGGTCCGCCCTTCCCTATACGAAACACTGATATCAGCCAATTCATTGCAAGTAATTTCGGAAATGAAACGTGCTTCCCCTTCTAAAGGTGATATTGCGACAGAAGTCGACCCTGTTGAGCAAGCGTTACAATACGAAGAAGCAGGTGCTGCCTGTATTTCCGTCTTGACAGAGCGCGCATTTTTCAAAGGTAGCTATGCAGATTTAAATGCCGTTGCCAATGCTGTGGACATACCGGTTTTATGTAAAGATTTCATCATTCATGAAGTGCAGATCGACTATGCGAAAGCGGCCGGCGCATCGGTTATCCTGTTGATTGTCGCAGCATTAACGGATGACCAGCTGAAATCCCTTTACGCCTATGCGACAGAACAACAGCTGGAAGTGCTCGTTGAAGTACATGATGCCGATGAATTAAAGCGTGCCCTTGCTATTGGGGCAAATATTATCGGAGTGAATAACCGGAATTTGAAAACATTCGATGTTTCGTTGTCAGCAACACTTGAAATTGCGCAGCTTCTTCCCCCTTCACCGATAGCATTTATTAGTGAAAGCGGCATTTTAGGTCCGGAAGATGCACAGTTTGTGGCGAATGCTGGCGCAAAAGGAGTATTAGTCGGCGAAGCATTAATGCGCAGCGGAGACGTCAAAAATTCACTTAAAGCACTACAAATCGACATAACAGCAAAGGTTGGCGAAAATCGATGA
- a CDS encoding ABC transporter ATP-binding protein: protein MLKLDGINKVFNEGTPDEKIALDNINLHLAPGDFVTIIGSNGAGKSTMMNMISGALTPDFGSVEINGNDLTRLPEYKRAVHIGRVFQDPMAGTAPTMTIEENLAIAYSRNTKRSLRFGVDKKRREFFKTSLEKLHLNLENRLSAKVGLLSGGERQALSLLMATFTKPAILLLDEHTAALDPSRAELITKLTKELVEESRLTTLMVTHNMQQALDLGNRLIMMDKGQIILEVGEDRKQDLTIPDLMHEFEQIRGEKMNSDRALLG, encoded by the coding sequence TTGCTTAAATTAGATGGCATTAATAAAGTATTTAACGAAGGAACACCCGATGAGAAAATTGCGCTGGACAATATTAACTTGCATTTGGCACCAGGTGATTTCGTTACAATTATCGGCAGTAATGGTGCCGGGAAATCGACAATGATGAATATGATTTCAGGTGCATTAACACCAGATTTCGGCTCTGTCGAAATTAACGGCAATGATTTAACCCGCCTGCCGGAATATAAGCGTGCTGTCCATATCGGCCGTGTTTTCCAAGATCCGATGGCAGGTACAGCACCAACAATGACAATCGAAGAGAACTTGGCGATTGCCTATTCTCGTAACACGAAGCGTTCATTGCGCTTCGGTGTTGATAAAAAGCGTCGTGAGTTTTTCAAAACGTCATTGGAAAAACTGCATTTAAATTTGGAAAACCGTTTATCGGCAAAAGTCGGATTATTATCAGGAGGGGAACGCCAGGCATTAAGTTTATTAATGGCGACATTTACGAAGCCTGCGATTTTACTGCTTGATGAACATACAGCAGCACTTGATCCGTCACGGGCTGAACTTATTACAAAGCTGACAAAAGAGCTTGTCGAGGAAAGCCGGCTGACGACATTGATGGTCACGCATAATATGCAGCAGGCGCTCGATTTGGGGAACCGCCTCATTATGATGGATAAAGGGCAAATCATTTTGGAAGTCGGTGAAGACCGTAAACAGGACTTGACGATTCCGGATTTAATGCACGAGTTCGAACAAATCCGCGGCGAAAAAATGAATTCAGACCGCGCGTTATTAGGCTAA
- a CDS encoding QueT transporter family protein, which translates to MKVKFIAASAIIAALYIAVTMLVAPISFGQVQFRIAEIFNHLVAFNPRYMLGVVLGVFISNFLMSSIGPIDLVFGVGHTIITLGIFIFICKFVKNIWARLIINTTLFTFTMFIIAAQLNIVLDFPFWETWLFVAFGEFVVLAVGAPIMYTLNKRLDFKKLI; encoded by the coding sequence ATGAAGGTAAAGTTTATTGCAGCGAGTGCCATTATTGCAGCATTATATATTGCTGTTACAATGCTTGTTGCGCCAATTAGCTTTGGGCAAGTACAGTTCCGTATTGCCGAAATTTTTAACCATTTAGTCGCATTTAACCCGCGCTATATGTTGGGTGTAGTTTTAGGTGTATTTATTTCCAATTTCCTGATGTCTTCAATCGGTCCCATCGATTTAGTATTTGGTGTCGGACATACGATTATTACACTGGGAATTTTCATATTCATTTGTAAGTTTGTGAAAAATATTTGGGCTCGTCTGATTATTAATACAACGTTATTTACGTTTACAATGTTTATCATTGCAGCACAGCTGAATATCGTGCTTGACTTCCCGTTCTGGGAAACTTGGCTGTTTGTAGCATTTGGCGAATTTGTTGTATTGGCGGTTGGAGCACCGATTATGTACACTTTAAATAAACGATTGGATTTCAAAAAATTAATCTAA
- a CDS encoding SDR family oxidoreductase produces MTKTAIITGGGSGLGQATAIRMAQEGINIAVVDVSEKGGNETVEQVKAHGVDAIFIKADVSKAEEVKNYVDETMKHFGSIDYFFNNAGISGSGKYYLETTIEEIEQIVGINLLGALYGVRYVADVMLKNGGGSIVNTASSAGVIGQDSVVTYSATKHGIVGLTRSMVAEYAKDGLRVNAIAPGPTETPMVKAFYEANPQMKENATGGIPQKRLGTPEEVAELVTFLLTSKAEYINGEVIRIDGGFTSTK; encoded by the coding sequence ATGACTAAAACAGCGATTATTACAGGTGGAGGCAGCGGATTAGGACAGGCAACAGCTATCCGTATGGCTCAGGAAGGTATTAATATTGCGGTAGTGGATGTCAGTGAAAAAGGCGGAAATGAAACGGTTGAACAAGTAAAAGCACATGGTGTAGACGCTATTTTCATTAAAGCGGATGTATCAAAAGCGGAAGAAGTAAAAAACTATGTTGATGAAACAATGAAGCATTTCGGTTCAATTGATTACTTTTTTAACAATGCAGGGATTTCCGGCAGCGGGAAATACTATTTAGAAACTACGATTGAAGAAATCGAACAAATTGTCGGCATCAACTTGCTTGGGGCACTTTATGGTGTGCGCTATGTAGCGGATGTAATGCTGAAAAACGGTGGCGGTTCCATCGTGAATACGGCATCAAGTGCCGGTGTAATTGGACAGGATTCCGTTGTTACCTATTCGGCAACGAAACACGGGATTGTCGGGTTAACAAGAAGTATGGTAGCGGAATACGCGAAAGACGGGCTGCGCGTAAATGCAATCGCTCCAGGTCCTACTGAAACACCAATGGTAAAAGCCTTTTATGAAGCAAACCCGCAAATGAAGGAAAATGCTACAGGGGGAATCCCGCAAAAACGTTTAGGTACACCAGAAGAAGTGGCAGAGCTTGTAACGTTCCTGCTGACTTCAAAAGCAGAGTATATTAATGGGGAAGTTATCCGTATTGACGGCGGCTTCACGAGCACGAAGTAA